In Schistocerca gregaria isolate iqSchGreg1 unplaced genomic scaffold, iqSchGreg1.2 ptg000668l, whole genome shotgun sequence, the sequence acacacgcgagacagatcagaGACATGCACTTCAGAAGCGTGTTGTACAGGCAAACATTTGGGCTGATGTTTGGCAGTTTCTTGACTTTTTCGAATAGCTCGATGGCGCCGTCCACGTCCCTTTCTAACGCATGTGCATTGAGTACCATGTTGAGAATCGCCACGTTTATTCTCGCCGCCAGAGCGGGATCCGACTCCATGGCGCGGTAGAGACCGATCACCAGGCGGTAGCATCCGTGCCGAGTCCAACACTTCATCAGCGTGCAGCACAGCGGAATCGTGAGTGGTATTGTTCTCAACTGCCTACACAATAGGCCGGTAAGGCGGTGGCGATAGTGCTTCTGCCCCTCAATCGCACCCAGATGCCTGCGAGCGAGGAGGCCTTGCAGGACATGCGCATATTTTTGCACCAATGTCGACAGGAAGGCGGGGTGCGCGCACCCGCGGGCCATAACATGGTCATATAGCACAATGGCTTGTTCCGGATACTTCCCAGTGCCCGTCAACAACAGGTTGTAGTCGAGGGTGCTCGGGTTGACCAGGTGGTTTAGCACCAGGTTCATCGCCAGGTTCAGGTGGTTTTTGTCGATCCACATATTCAAGAGAGATCTGAGCTTCACTCGACAGGGACTCCTGAGCATTTCGCCAACCTGCAGGCTCTCGCAACGCAAGTTGAGGAAGTTCGGGACCTGTAGCTTCCTCAGATAGTCGTGCGCCTCGCTGCAGCGGTCCTGCATAGTCAGCGCTTTCGCGAATAACACATGCAAAATTGGGCTCGGTACAATCTTTCGCTTCAATGCAAGGTAAAAGACCTCGATGGCCATCTCGGGGCGGCGACTATCGAGCATGGACTTCATGTGCCGCATGTACAGCTCGACGGAGTCATAGGGGCCGCGACGAGAGATTTTGTCCAAGAAAGTCGCGGGCGTCGCGCAAGAGGCACGGACGGCGCTGTTCTTCGCGTTATCCACGCTCGCGATGGACCTCCTCGCGGCCGCACGGGCCCCAGGCGGTCTGAGGAAGCGCCCCGCGCGCTTGAGTCCGTCCAGCAGGCCCCCTCTGCGGACAGTCAACAACGCTTGCATAGACCAATCACTGTccctcgattaaaaaaaaaaaaaaaaaatctcttgcaCATTAATGCTCGGCCCTGGCGCAGACACCCACGCCGCGGGATGTCTGTCAAATCCGAACTCAGTTACAAACTCCAGACGTTCATGAGGCTCTCTATCCAACTCATTCGCGCCATTGGCGACATGAACCGCGGCCTAACCGTCCCTGAAGAACCGGAGGTGATCatggaaaaaattatttctgtGGATCGGCAAATGCGAGAAAACGTGTCAAGACGTACGCAAATTCTCGCGAGAACAACGCCTGCGTGAGGTGCCCAACAGCGATTGACGCATCCGCTTTGAAGTGAAGGAACACCAGCAATTTCAAAAAGGCATTCTCAGGCTCCAGAGCAAAATTCAAGACCGCCACGCCGACATCATGGACCTGGCCATAAGAATCCTAACGGCCGAACTCCTGCTGAGGCAGGCAGTCGACGAACTTCGACCGAGCGTAGAATTGGTGAAAAATACAAGCAGAATTCGCGACCGAGTTCGTCTTGATGACGTCGTGCAATGTTCCTACAACATCGCCTACAACACGGGCCTATTGGACGTCCCACACATCCCAGAAGCACCTCCGAGGATTGCATTCCAGGTGCCCTTTCCAGAAGAGCGGACTATGCGGGCGACGAGGATCTACGACGCGTACTTCTCAGAGCGCGAGGGAGTCCGAGCAGACACGCAGACCGAGGCGAGGGAGTCCGTGATGAATCTGC encodes:
- the LOC126318458 gene encoding uncharacterized protein LOC126318458, producing the protein MSVKSELSYKLQTFMRLSIQLIRAIGDMNRGLTVPEEPEVIMEKIISVDRQMRENVSRLKEHQQFQKGILRLQSKIQDRHADIMDLAIRILTAELLLRQAVDELRPSVELVKNTSRIRDRVRLDDVVQCSYNIAYNTGLLDVPHIPEAPPRIAFQVPFPEERTMRATRIYDAYFSEREGVRADTQTEARESVMNLLDIGFEANSDAESLKAERENSKEETTQFVLGFSDEEND